A segment of the Lolium perenne isolate Kyuss_39 chromosome 3, Kyuss_2.0, whole genome shotgun sequence genome:
caatggtggtgttgaaagATTACAATCCTCTAGGTATGAGCCTTCAGATTTTGCTTcaccagatcgattttggatcttttatCGTTGTTGTCGCGAgaaggattatcctcgcagtttttgtgccggctgctacgttctcgataatggtgattcgtactctcggctctccatcgaccaCGACAAATCTAGTCGGTTGTTATTCCCTGACATACTGGTGTtgatactcttgccgatgttaaaTGACCGCTTTAATGGTTAAGTGCGTGCACGCAGCTTTGGCATTGCGGCTAAAAAAATTATGTGAGAACTTTCGTCGGTATTTACAGGTCTATGATTCATTATTTATCTTTGGCTGCCTTCGGAAGAGTataagattgtgttctggaagaagaaagagtTTAAAGATCTCGAACATTTGTTACTATTTTTCACTACAGGAATCTGCCCAgatgccgacggccgccggccctcggcgtagcaccgcCTAGCCCTCGGCGTACGCTACGCCGACGGTGGCCCTCGGTGTAGCTCCTCGGGGAAGGTAGGCCTCGGCGCTGCCAacgtggccctcggcgtatcgtCGACCGTCGGCGTAGACGGAGTGGGCCGACGGCTGGCCCACCCGTCGGCGTATGAGCCCTCGGTGTAGCACGTTAACGGGCACAATCAAGCTGACGGCCGTTATACCTACGCCGAGGGGGTTGCCGTCGGCGTACGTTGCGACGTGGCGCAGCCTGGGTAGCTCTGGCGCCCGCTACGCCGAGGGGGTTGCCGTCGGCGTACGCTGCGACGTGGCACAACCTCGGCAGCTCTGTCGCCGGCTACGCCGAGGgggggggccgtcggcgtacaatGCGACGTGGCGCAGCCTGGGCGCCTCTGGCTCTGGCTACACCGAGGGGTTGCCCGTCGGCGTATGCTGACCATTTGGTCCTGGTCGATCCTATGCCCAGGGGGCGGCCGTCGGCGTACGATGACCATTTGGTCCTGGTCGATCCTATGCCGAGGGGATAGCCGTCGGCGTAGCAGTgcaattttttcagatttttgcTGTTTCGGCTATTCCCAGGTTTGCACAGTTAAATAGCACATAAATTCACAAATATTTCACAGGAACTTCACAGGAGCCTCACATGTGCAAATATACATAACATGAAGTGCATGAAATGCAAATAGGTACAAATCTCTCATAACAttgcatacatagtgtcatagtgtCGATAAGAGATACATGGGACAACTAGAGGAGCTCGTCACCGCTAAACACCGGCCCGGGCCGATTCCTTCCggtagaagctgcggaagaaccaccgggagaaggaccgggagaagtaccgggagaagtaccgggagtagcaccgggagaaggaccaccatgatgaaccggtgtgatctccctcccaccaccctgatttccggaacatcccgttccctacacacatgttctcgagatgttagcaatttgcgaggcaaaggaaagccgtagtattcggtttggcgaagaacttaccgttgttctcccatagtactccgcagcgaaattttccttcgatggcatgtttggcgccggccccggaaagggaggcatcggccctaaatccgctgtctgtccagtttgattggccaccatcgacgcctgcaagatagtttacatgtcagtctttgcagaaatgaagcatcaaactaggggaaagtgggacttgtcatcatttgcgaaaacaaaggttggaacttacatgtatatatgccatgtactccatgaactgctgctggtgctggttgaaggccacctgatattcttgatgagcggccacgtaggcggcctcgaagtcaggctacaatttcacaaattcatgtctcgttagcacttagcaatgtatgaacgaaagtcggaaagaggatggaaatgagggaaacttacgtcgtatgcgggttgttgccgagcccggcgacgaggcgggagaggggggctgtccttggtgagtcccgccttgagacacgtgaaggtcgtggtgagggtatgcttgacggccttgttcagcatggcgagacggccatgcggcaaccctccggatgacaggaccaacgactcctcgtcgacctccgcgctcatggggtcatccacctccgggtgacgatgcctcaccatctcgcagtagttctcgacgtcctcggcgtaggtgccgaagtactcagggagcgagggctgaggctgcgagagatcgggcttcttaagccgcatcttgttgtatatctcgaggtcagacatctcctcctcgggtcctaacgcggccctctgcatcgcgaaaggaaatgttgtgagtaccaactttgaacctgaaggaaaataaaatgtatacataccgtcttccccttgtagcgctcgtagctgaggtttcccccacagtgtgtgccaccgtcgcctcggttctccgcgttccgcctcgccacggctgcaaagtcctcgtccatcttgagccacctcgtcctaaccatctcctcccatgcctcggcatgcggctcggcccaatcggggataacctgaaaatgcaatactcaactcaatctaatgcaatcgcaacttagtagcaatgtagaatctcattgacattttactcaccgacatgtagtcctccaccgtcatctcgtactcggccttagcattcttaccgacaatgtccggcttatggaccctctcgcctctctctgcccagaagtgacccgcggacgtgatcctttggttgtaccacacctgcggtgtcaacctctcacaagtcgcccgcaaagtcctgttcgcggccgtctcctcaacctcgggcgccacacgataaaaacacttcaatcatgcaaaaaacaattgtgagattcatgagttagaacattggggtcatcaaatatgaacgaagctcgagaaaatatgtcttacccaaaactttgtcatcacggcctcagcagccgtcgggaagcctacgccaggggcactctcgtagtccgtccaagtagtggctagcttcttctcgccagctgggacagtgccgaggggatagtacttgcccggccagaacttcctaagcaaagctccaatcatgctgctaggcaggcgccccttgacccccggaggaaatatccaattgctgcacatgaaaatcaaacattagcacatgaaaatca
Coding sequences within it:
- the LOC139838286 gene encoding uncharacterized protein codes for the protein MTVEDYMSVIPDWAEPHAEAWEEMVRTRWLKMDEDFAAVARRNAENRGDGGTHCGGNLSYERYKGKTRAALGPEEEMSDLEIYNKMRLKKPDLSQPQPSLPEYFGTYAEDVENYCEMIVKELHRQFILLLRLRDGCGLFDLFGDFLSATNNVMPTQGGAAAAVRHRHGLEVEDEGLLKDLIVIFVFLGMLCTVRGFF